TATATCTTCACCACTATAGGCATAGGCACAGATCTGAAGAACAGGACTCCAGAATACAGATTCTTCTTCTCTGTAAGTTTCTTGCCCTTTAAAGAAGAAGAAACTGAAAAGATAGAGATACTCAGGGAGACAGAGTGATGTTTGATATAGGCATGCAGGAAATAATAGTTATTATTATTGTTGCACTTCTCGTATTCGGGCCGAAGAGATTACCAGAATTAAGCAGGACCATTGGAAAAGGCATCGCTGACTTGCGGAGGGCTGTAGAAGAGGCCAAATACCAGGTTGACAGGGAGTTAAGAGCAGAGGAGGAAGAGATATTATATAAGGTTGAAATTCCCGAAAAAGGGGAGGACAATATAGAAAAATCCGAAGCAGACTCCTCATCAGAATCATCAAAAAAATAAATGAAGTCAACCGAAGACCATAAAATGCCCTTCACAGAGCATCTTGCTGAGCTTAGAAAAAGGATACTCATATCCTTAGGTTTCCTTCTATTTTTCTTTGTTCTTTCTTTTAATTATTCTGAACACATATTCAGCCTTCTCTTGCTCCCCATGAAAAAGACTGTTACTATTATTAAAGAGCCACCTTATATAGTCCTCACACCAACAAATATAAAAAATCAGAATCTTGTATTTCTCGGTCCTGCTGAAGCCTTCTGGATGCATCTGAAGATTTCTTTCATATCAGGACTTATAATATCCCTCCCTGTGGTATTCTATCAGCTATGGAAGTTTGTGTCCCCTGGTCTCTTACCAAAGGAAAGAAAATACCTTCTTCCCTTTGTTGTGAGTGCCTCGGGTCTTTTCTTTGTAGGAGCATCATTCTGTTTCATAATAGTTCTTCCTTTTGCCATGAACTTCCTTCTCACCTATAAGACAGAACATCTCATTCCAATGATCTCAGTTGGAAAGTATGTTGATTTCTGTCTGAAATTCATCCTTGCCTTTGGTGCAATATTTGAACTTCCTCTTATAATATTATTTCTTTCAAGGATGGGCATAGTAAGACCAGAAACGCTGGCAAGACACAGGAAGTATGCCATACTCGGTGCCTTTGTAATAGCTGCAATTCTAACTCCCACACCTGATGCCTTTAATCAGACTCTAATGGCTGTGCCAATAGTACTTCTCTATGAGGTAGGTATAATTATATCAAGGCTCTTTGTAAGGAGGAAGAATGGCTAATGTAAGGGGAAAAAGCCTGGAGGCAATAGCGAAGGATATATCAGATGGCTATCTCACTGTGAATCCCATATTTTTAAAAAGTCTTGATGAAGAATCAATAAAAGGACTCTATCAGGCAATACAGAAGATACAATCTGTTATCAGGGGTGAGAAATTTCCTTTTAATGATATTGAGGCAATTAGAACAAGGAATATGAGGCTTCAGAGACTTCATCTCGCTCTCGTGGTATTAAAAAACTTTGCCAGGGAGAGGAAGATAATCCTTGTCTGAGTTTTCTACCGTAAGAGAACTCATCCAGACGCTTCTTAGGACAAAGAAGCTTATGAGGATGTACCCCGAAAATAACCCTATGTACATCAAAGCTGTTAATGATATGTATGAAAAATTTGAAGAAGTATTCCAGAGTACGGGAAAGGATATAAACCTGCATATAAAGCAGTATGAAATATTCTTTGAGGGTGAACAGGTATACCATAATCCAGAAAAGAGTGATAACATTGCCCTCTTTTTCTTTAAGGACGGAATAAGGGAATTAAAATTTTTGAAAGCCATAGATAAGGATGAACTTGAAGCATTTATGAAGATAATCAGCCTTGATGAAAAGGATCTTGTAGATGATGATATAGTTACCCTTCTCTGGGAAAGGGATTTTCAACATATAAAATATGTCGTCGATGAATCAATTCTCACAGAGGACGAAGAATATGAACTGAGGGCAACAGAAAAAGTTCTGGAAGAACAAACCTCTGCTGATGAACTTATGAAGGCTTACAGGGATGCCATGAATGCTGACGGCGTGAAGGCTACCCAGATAGTACCTCTAACAGATGATGATCTCAAGATCCTGATGAAGGAATTTGAAAAGGATTCAGAGCCGAAATTAAAGAAACTTGTATATATATTGTCGGAGATTCTCTATTTCGGTCTTGACAAAAAGGAATTTGAAGAGTTTCTTCTGGTAATCAAGTCAGTGCTTGAGTACGCAATCAGGATTGCAGAAATAGAGAGTGCAGTGGAGATATTAAAAATTATAAAGACGGCTATTGATGATAAAGAATTGCCCTATGATTCAAAAATACATTTAAGAAAGGTTATAGAATACGGAGGTTCTGAAGGGATCATAAAGGTGCTGGGTGAGGTTATAGACAGGATTGAAATAGATCAAAATATTGTTCGAGAATATATCGAGCAACTTGAAAAGAATGCTATAAAACCCCTTATAGAAATTCTTGGTGACCTGAAAAACATGAAGGCAAGAAAAATGATTATAGATGGTCTGGCCATACTCGGCAAAAGGGATATGCAGAATCTTGTTAGGGGTCTCTCTGACGAAAGATGGTATGTTGTAAGGAATATAGTCTATGTATTGAGACTAATAGGAGATAAGAGGGCTCTGGAATATTTATTAAAAACAATAAAACATCCTGATATGAGGGTAAGAAGGGAGGTTATAAAGACCCTGGGTGAGATAAAGGCACCACAATCTGTAACAATCCTCAGAGAGCATCTCAATGACCCCGATCCTCAGATCAGGATAGCCACAGTTAGAGCACTGGGCAGTATCCACACAGAAGCGGCAAAGAGACTCCTTCTTCAGAAACTCAGCACAAAGGAATTCCTCCATAGAGGGCTTGAGGAAAAGAAAGAATATTTTGAGGTTCTTTCCACCTGGAGGGATCAGGAGGTTATAGATTTTTTTCTGAAGACACTAAAGAAAAATACATTATTTAACAGATCAAAAAACTATGAAAACAGGGCATGTGCAGCATATGCCCTTGGACTGATCGGGTCAAAGGAACATTTAAAGATATTAAAAAAATATGCTGACTCCGGGAATCCTGTTTTTAGAGAACATGTAAGAAATGCAATACTGAGACTTGAGGCATCCCATGGAAGAAATTAAAAAAGCAATCGATATTATAAGCAATCTTGCCATACTCCTCAGGACATCTCAGGTCCATGATATAAATAACATAGCTGTCCAGAATCTAACAGAAAAGGTTGCAGGCATCATAAATGAATTTTTAAAAGAAGAAAGGCTGCTCCAAATAGACCTGGTTGGCGAGTTCTTTTATGCCAATGATACGAGACTAAAGTATTCTATAGAACATCTTCTTAACTTTGACTTTCTTGCCAGGGAATTAAAGAAGAGAACTCTTGGCACACTCATTTTTAAAGAGCGAATAGATCCAGAGGACATAAAAACATTCATAAAAGCATTCAACACAGCGGGTTTTTCAAAGGATCCCTTGAAGACAATGTTTGATTCTATGAAGCATATAAGAACAATAACAGTTGATAGATTAAAAAGGGTCAAAGAGGATGAATCTGTTGACATGAGAAAAATCGTTAAAAAGACCTATTTCAATGCAGTCTCCTTCTCCAGGGGTCTGATGAATAAGATAAAGGCAAAAGAGGCTGTTAATATAAAAAAGGCTAAAAGAATAGTTGAATCCATGGTAGATCTTATTCTGGAAGAAGAACAGCTTTTTCTAGGTATGACTGCAATAAAGGATTACGATGAATACACCTATCACCATTCTGTAAATGTGAGTGTCCTTGCTATTGCCCTTGGGCAGCGGCTCGGTCTCAGCAAAAAGGCACTTAATGAACTTGGCCTTGCTGCACTTTTTCATGATATAGGAAAGGTTGAGGTCCCCATTGAGATACTGAATAAACCCACAGCATTCACAGAAGATGAATGGCTGATAATGAGAAAACATCCCCAGTGGGGTGTAAAGGCCCTTCTCAGTTTAAAGGCGCCTGATCCTTTGCTGGTCAGATCTGCTATTGTGGCCTTTGAGCATCACCTGCATTATAATTATTCTGGCTATCATAGAATAAAGAAAAAGGAAGAACAGGACCTATACTCAAGGATAGTAACAATAGCAGATCAGTATGATGCCATGACTTCTTCAAGGGTCTATTCAAGGGTGCCACTCCCACCGGACAAGGCACTGAGTATACTTATTGAACGCAGTGGCACTCAGATTGACCCTCTCCTTCTAAAATTTTTTATAAATATGGTTGGTGTATATCCCATCGGCTCAATGGTTCTTCTAAATACGAATGAACTTGGAATCGTCTATCAGAGCAATCCGGCCTTTCCTGAAAGACCAAGAGTAAGGATAATTATGGACAGTTCAGGTAAACAGACAGATACAACGGTTGATCTTACAGAAAGGGATAGTGAAGGAAGGTTTATAAGGAACATTGTGAAGACGCTTGATTATACAAAATACAGGATAAATCTCGCTGAATATCTCATGTGATTCTAATGTATTTTTTTAAAAAATCAATTAGTCTCTTAATATTCTCTTCATCATCAAGACAGTGTCTGTCTTCACATACCTGAGGAAAACAGGGTTTACATCCTGAAGGTCTTAGCTGTATAAGCCTTTCACCAACAGGTTTCCATATAACAGGGTCAGTCGGTCCGTATATCACAACAGTCTTAACTCCTAGATAAGCACTGAGATGGGCAAGGCCACTGTCAGCACCAATGAAAAGTCTAGCAACCCTTAAAAGGGCTGCTGTCCTCAAAATATCACTGTCAAAATAAAAAGGTTTCAAATGTTCAGATATCCAGAAATCAGCCTCTCCTGCAACAGTGACAGAGTCAGGAAATAATTCGATTAACTTGAGAAATAAAGAAGCCGGAAGATTCTTCTTTTTTGAGCCGCTTGATGGGTGAATTATGATTTTATCTCTGAAAAATTCCTGTCCAGGTGTAACTTTTCTTTTAAGCCTTTCACTGTTAAGTGGCAGGGTATTCGAAAAAGGTATGCCATAAAGGCCGAGCTCTCTGAGATAATACTCAACTATCCACTCCCTTTTTTTAGGAAAGGGACTGATTATTCTTGAGCCCTTATTTTCTTCATTAGCAAATCCTATTATTATCCTGAGATCGAAATCCCCATCAGGTGGTTCAGAAATAATCCTGTCGATCCATCCAGCCTCAAGACCGAGCTTTAGATAGTCTCTGTTACCTGAAACAGAGTTATGGTATCCCTCTTTTTTCAGGATTTCTAAAAGAGGAAAGACCAGAAGGGTATCACCAAGTCCGCCTCTTCTGTAAATGAAGGCTTTTTTCATATGTTACAATTATATATGATAACAATTGTTGGTGCAGGACTTGCTGGTAGCGAGGCTGCCTGGCAGATTGCAAAAAGGGGGATTCCTGTTAAACTCTATGAAATGCGACCAGAAAAATTCACAGAGGCGCACAGAACAGGTCTCTTTGCTGAACTTGTCTGCTCCAATTCATTAAAATCAATGGAGGAGACTTCACCGTCCTGGATTCTGAAACAGGAGCTTCTAATGGCAGGTTCTATTATAATGGAGTCAGCTCTCATTAACAGGATTCCGGCAGGTAAGGCACTGGCAGTTGATAGAGAAGGTTTCAGCATGTACATAACTGAAAAACTCACTAACATGAAAAATATCGAGATTATAAGAAAGGAAATAAGGTTTATACCTGATGGGCTTACCATAATAGCCACTGGTCCGCTTACATCAGAAGCACTTTCAGAGGAACTGAAAGAAATAATAGGCAAGGAAGATTTATATTTTTACGATGCCATAGCACCAGTTATTGATGCAGATAGTATTGATTATTCAAAAGCATTCTTTCAGTCACGATACCAGTCTGATATTTCCAATGGAGATTACCTGAACTGCCCTCTTAACGAGGAAGAATACAGAAGATTTTATGAAGCACTTATTGAAGCTGACAGACTTACACCCAGACCTTTTGAAAAGCTTAAAGTCTTTGAATCCTGCATGCCTGTCGAGACCATTGCGGAAAGAGGATATGATACCTTAAGATTCGGGCCTATGAAACCTGTCGGACTTATTGACCCCAGAACAGGAAGAAGGCCCTTTGCAGTTGTACAGCTCAGACCTGAAAACAAAGAAAAGACAGCATACAATATGGTCGGTTTTCAGACCCGTCTTAGATACCCTGAACAGGAAAGGGTTTTCAGATTGATTCCCGGTCTTGAAAGAGCAGTATTTCTGAGATACGGAAGTATTCACAGAAATACCTATCTTAATGCACCAAGGGTATTAAATAATGACCTAAGTCTTAAAAATAAAAAAGAGACCTTCATCGCAGGTCAGCTAACAGGTGTTGAGGGATATCTTGAGTCAACTGCCATGGGTTTAGCAGCAGCCTTTAATGTCATTAGAAAACTAAGAGATAAAGAACCACTAATACCACCTCCCACAACAGCCCACGGTAGTCTTTTAAGATACCTGAGGGAGAGCAATCCAGTAAACTTCCAACCAACAAATATAAATCTCTCCCTCTTTCCTCTTTCTGACATCAAGATAAAAGACAGGCTCCTGAGAAAGAAATTCATTGCTGAAAGAGCACTGAAAGACTGGGAAGAATACCTGAGGAGGGTGGATGAATAAAGAATCATTGCTGATCAGGAATTTTCTATCATATCTAAAAAATACAAAGGGATATTCTGAACATACACTAAGGGCTTACGGAAGGGAGTTAAAGGATTTCATAAGCTTCACAAAAAAAAATATACTCACAACCGATATATATGACATAAGAGGCTATATAGCTCATCTTTCATCAAAGCGACTCCAGAAAACCTCTATTTCTCGTGCACTCTCATCAATAAGATCCTTTTACAGATATCTTCACAGAGAAGGTTATATAAAGAAAAATCCAGCAAAACTTGTGGCCCATCCAAAAACACCCAGGAAACTTCCGATTTTTCTTACGGTAGATGATGCCTTCAGTCTTGTAGAAATTCCGGAGAGGGTAACAAAGGCGAATGACTTCATTTTAGCAAGAGACAGGGCAATCCTTGAAACCCTTTACGGAACTGGCCTCAGGGTCAGCGAGCTCACAGCCCTTAATATGGAAGATGTAAACCTGAAAGAGGGTATCATCAGGGCAAAGGGAAAGGGCAAAAAAGAGAGAATAGTTCCAGTTGGTCAAAAGGCGGTGGAGGCCATGAAGAGATATCTGGGCTTCAGGGCAGGTATCTCAAAAGACAATTCTGCCTTTTTTATTAACAGAAGAGGGGAGAGATTGACAGCAAGGACAGTACATCGTATAGTAATAAAGTATGCAAGGTTTCTGGGTATATCAGGAATAGGACCCCATGGGCTCAGACATACCTTTGCAACTCATTTACTTCAGGCTGGTGCAGACCTGAGGGTTATTCAGGAATTACTTGGGCATTCAAGTCTCTCAACAACCCAGAGATATACCCATATTGACGCAGCTCATTTAATAGATGTCTATGACAGAGCACATCCACTTAGCAGATACAGGGAGGAAAAGAGGTGATAAAGGGAACGACCATATTATGTGTGAAAAGAAACGGCAAGGTTGCCATAGGAGGAGATGGTCAGGTAACCATGGGCAGTACTGTATTAAAACAGAATGCAAGAAAGATAAGGAGAATGTTTTCAGGTAATGTTATTGCAGGCTTTGCAGGCGGAACAGCTGATGCCTTTACCCTTTTTGAAAAATTTGAACAGAAACTCAACGAACACAGGGGAAATCTCACAAAGGCTGCTGTGGAGCTGGCAAAGGACTGGAGAACTGATAGAATCTTAAGAAGACTTGAAGCACTCCTTATAGTAGCTGATAGAGAACACATGTTCATAATCTCTGGAACGGGTGATGTAATAGAACCCGAGGACGGTATTGGAGCAATAGGTTCAGGGGGTCCCTATGCACAGGCAGCTGCAAAGGCACTGATTGAGAATACAGAACTTTCCGCAAAAGAGATTGTAGAAAAGGCAATGAAGATAGCAGCATCCATTTGTATATACACAAATGATAATATAGTTGTGGAGGAACTCTGACATGAAACCATTAGTTGAACAGGATATGGAAAAAGAAGAAGGCCTTACAAAAGAACAGGAGGCACTCACACCAAGAAAGATAGTTGAGGAACTCGACAAATATATAATCGGACAGTCAAGGGCAAAGAGGGCTGTTGCCATAGCCCTAAGGAACAGATGGAGGAGGCAGAAACTTCCAAAGGAACTGAGGGACGAAGTTCTGCCGAAAAATATACTGATGATAGGGCCTACAGGGGTTGGAAAAACAGAGATAGCAAGAAGGCTTGCAAGACTTGCAGGTGCTCCCTTTGTAAAGGTGGAGGCATCAAAGTTCACAGAAGTAGGATATGTGGGAAGAGATGTAGACTCTATGATAAGAGACCTCGTTGAGGTATCTGTATCAATGGTAAAGGCAGAACACATGGCAAAGGTTCAGGAAAGGGCAAGGCAGCTTGCAGAGGAAAGATTACTTGACATCCTGCTTCCTGTACCAAGGATGCCCAGAAATACTGATGAAGGAGAAAAAGAGAGATTCAGGGAAACAAGGGAAAGGCTGAGGGCTCAGTTAAGAGAAGGGCTTCTTGATGAAAGATATGTAGAACTTGAGTTAAAAGAGAAGATTGTACCCTTTGGTGTTATATCAAATGTAGGACTTGAGGAGCTGGAGATAAATCTTAAAGAAATGCTCGGAGGCCTCCTTCCTGAAAGGTCTAAGAAAAGAAAGGTAAAGGTCTCTGAAGCAATAAATCTACTCACCCAGGAAGAGGCAAATAAACTCATTGACATGGACAGGGTCACAAAGGAAGCAATCCAGAGGGCTGAGCAGAGTGGAATAGTCTTCATTGATGAAATAGACAAGATTGCCTCAAGAGGTGGTCCAAGTTATGGACCTGATGTGTCAAGAGAAGGTGTTCAGAGAGACCTGCTACCGATTGTTGAGGGCTCACAGGTAAATACAAAATACGGTATAGTCAGGACGGACCATATACTCTTCATTGCAGCAGGTGCCTTTCACATGGCAAAACCCTCTGACCTTATTCCAGAACTACAGGGAAGATTTCCCATAAGGGTGGAGCTTGATCCTCTTGGAAAGGAAGATTTCAAAAGAATTCTTACAGAGCCTCACAATGCCCTTATAAAACAGTATATTGCCCTTCTTGAAACAGAAGGTGTAAAGCTCCGTTTCACTGAAGCAGCAATAGATGAGATTGCCTCAATTGCAGCCTCTGTTAACGAAAGGACAGAAAACATAGGAGCAAGAAGACTCCATACAGTGCTTGAAAAACTCCTTGAGGATATATCCTTTGATGCTCCTGAAAAACCAGGTGAGGTAATCATTGACAGAGAAGATGTAAGAAAGAAGCTTATGGATATAGCAGGTGATGAAGACCTCAGCAGATATATATTATAGGGTAGAGGCTGAGACAGGGTTAAGGTTGGTACTGAAAATTAAGAACATGATTTTTTTTTTCAGCCTTAGTCTTGACACTCATTATGCTCTCCTGTACACCTTCCAGGTTTGAATCCAAGGGTTTAAAAACTGCTATTGCCTCCTGGTATGGAGCAGAATTCCATGGAAGGCCGACCTCTTCAGGAGAAATCTTTGATATGTACAAAAAGACATGTGCTCACAGAGAATATCCCTTTGGAACACGCTTGAAAGTCACGAACCTTAACACTAACAAATCAGTAGAATGTATTGTAAATGACAGAGGACCATTTATTCCTGGAAGGGACATAGATCTTTCCTATGGAGCAGCCCGTGAAATAGGCCTTATCGCTACAGGAACAGCTCCTGTTGTAATTGAGCTACTTGGAAGGGATAATAATTATAAAAAGGAAGTCAAAAACCTGAGCATCAGGGGTCCCTACACAATTCAGATTGGGTCTTTCAGGGAAAAGGACAATGCCCTCAGGCTCAAGGATAGCCTGGAGTTAAGATATAAAAATGTCTATATAATTGAAAGCACTGTTAAAAATGATACCTTTCTCAGGGTAAGGATTGGAAAATTTAATAGCCTTGAGGAAGCAATGAAGATAGCAAATAGCCTCGCTGAGGAAGGCTATCCTGCTATAATAGTCCAGACAGAGTAAACTTCTTGACTTACCTTTTATTCAGTAGTAAGATTTATACTGGCATGCCAGTCGAAGGTACTGGCTCATCTCCTTAAAGGAGGATTGAATGAGGTATTTATCTTTAGTATTTATGGTGCTCTTGGGATTCGTAATTGCGTCTCAGACTGAAGCAGTTGACCTAAAATATGCTGGCTCTGTCACAGTACTTGAAGGAATAATGAAGGATGCTGCACCTGCCTTTGAGAAAAAGACAGGATATAAAATAGGCCTTAGCGGTGGAGGATCAGGAGCTGGCATAAAGGCAGTGCTTGGAGGTATTGTTGATATTGGTGGTGTATCAAGGGATTTAAAAAAAGANGAAATTGAGCAGGGTATTGTTGCCTATCCAATTGCCTGGGGTGCTGTTGGAGTTGTTGCCCACAGGGATATACCTTTTGATAATCTTTCTTCAAAGACCATTAAAGATTTAATGACAGGGAAGATCACTAACTGGAAGGAGATAGGAGGACCTGACCTTCCTGTAACTGTAGTAATAAGCACACCCGGCTGTGCCTGCAGAGAGGAATTCCAGGAGATAGTTATGGATAAAGAGCCCTATATTCAGAGTGCAGTAGTATCACCGATGCTTACCCTGAGCGAGACAGTTGGAAATACTCCCGGTGCAATCGGGCCTCTTGCCACAGCAGTAATAGATACAAAGAAGGTGAAGATCATAAAAGTTGACGGCTATCTACCCACACCTGAAAACATAAGAACAAAGAAGTATAAAGTATCACGCCAGATCAATCTCATCACAAAAGGACCTGCTACTGGAAAGGCAAAGGAATTCATTGACTTCATGCTTTCTCCAGAGGGTCAGGCAATTGTGGAGAAAAACGGCTTTGTGAGGGTTAGGTAGGTATGATAAAATTCTCAAGTCTGAGAACAAAAATTAATCTAAT
This genomic stretch from Thermodesulfovibrionales bacterium harbors:
- a CDS encoding phosphate ABC transporter substrate-binding protein, giving the protein MRYLSLVFMVLLGFVIASQTEAVDLKYAGSVTVLEGIMKDAAPAFEKKTGYKIGLSGGGSGAGIKAVLGGIVDIGGVSRDLKKXEIEQGIVAYPIAWGAVGVVAHRDIPFDNLSSKTIKDLMTGKITNWKEIGGPDLPVTVVISTPGCACREEFQEIVMDKEPYIQSAVVSPMLTLSETVGNTPGAIGPLATAVIDTKKVKIIKVDGYLPTPENIRTKKYKVSRQINLITKGPATGKAKEFIDFMLSPEGQAIVEKNGFVRVR
- the tatB gene encoding Sec-independent protein translocase protein TatB, whose protein sequence is MFDIGMQEIIVIIIVALLVFGPKRLPELSRTIGKGIADLRRAVEEAKYQVDRELRAEEEEILYKVEIPEKGEDNIEKSEADSSSESSKK
- a CDS encoding glycosyltransferase family 9 protein, which translates into the protein MKKAFIYRRGGLGDTLLVFPLLEILKKEGYHNSVSGNRDYLKLGLEAGWIDRIISEPPDGDFDLRIIIGFANEENKGSRIISPFPKKREWIVEYYLRELGLYGIPFSNTLPLNSERLKRKVTPGQEFFRDKIIIHPSSGSKKKNLPASLFLKLIELFPDSVTVAGEADFWISEHLKPFYFDSDILRTAALLRVARLFIGADSGLAHLSAYLGVKTVVIYGPTDPVIWKPVGERLIQLRPSGCKPCFPQVCEDRHCLDDEENIKRLIDFLKKYIRIT
- a CDS encoding septal ring lytic transglycosylase RlpA family protein — its product is MTLIMLSCTPSRFESKGLKTAIASWYGAEFHGRPTSSGEIFDMYKKTCAHREYPFGTRLKVTNLNTNKSVECIVNDRGPFIPGRDIDLSYGAAREIGLIATGTAPVVIELLGRDNNYKKEVKNLSIRGPYTIQIGSFREKDNALRLKDSLELRYKNVYIIESTVKNDTFLRVRIGKFNSLEEAMKIANSLAEEGYPAIIVQTE
- the hslU gene encoding ATP-dependent protease ATPase subunit HslU, with protein sequence MEKEEGLTKEQEALTPRKIVEELDKYIIGQSRAKRAVAIALRNRWRRQKLPKELRDEVLPKNILMIGPTGVGKTEIARRLARLAGAPFVKVEASKFTEVGYVGRDVDSMIRDLVEVSVSMVKAEHMAKVQERARQLAEERLLDILLPVPRMPRNTDEGEKERFRETRERLRAQLREGLLDERYVELELKEKIVPFGVISNVGLEELEINLKEMLGGLLPERSKKRKVKVSEAINLLTQEEANKLIDMDRVTKEAIQRAEQSGIVFIDEIDKIASRGGPSYGPDVSREGVQRDLLPIVEGSQVNTKYGIVRTDHILFIAAGAFHMAKPSDLIPELQGRFPIRVELDPLGKEDFKRILTEPHNALIKQYIALLETEGVKLRFTEAAIDEIASIAASVNERTENIGARRLHTVLEKLLEDISFDAPEKPGEVIIDREDVRKKLMDIAGDEDLSRYIL
- the trmFO gene encoding methylenetetrahydrofolate--tRNA-(uracil(54)-C(5))-methyltransferase (FADH(2)-oxidizing) TrmFO, yielding MITIVGAGLAGSEAAWQIAKRGIPVKLYEMRPEKFTEAHRTGLFAELVCSNSLKSMEETSPSWILKQELLMAGSIIMESALINRIPAGKALAVDREGFSMYITEKLTNMKNIEIIRKEIRFIPDGLTIIATGPLTSEALSEELKEIIGKEDLYFYDAIAPVIDADSIDYSKAFFQSRYQSDISNGDYLNCPLNEEEYRRFYEALIEADRLTPRPFEKLKVFESCMPVETIAERGYDTLRFGPMKPVGLIDPRTGRRPFAVVQLRPENKEKTAYNMVGFQTRLRYPEQERVFRLIPGLERAVFLRYGSIHRNTYLNAPRVLNNDLSLKNKKETFIAGQLTGVEGYLESTAMGLAAAFNVIRKLRDKEPLIPPPTTAHGSLLRYLRESNPVNFQPTNINLSLFPLSDIKIKDRLLRKKFIAERALKDWEEYLRRVDE
- a CDS encoding tyrosine recombinase XerC; this translates as MNKESLLIRNFLSYLKNTKGYSEHTLRAYGRELKDFISFTKKNILTTDIYDIRGYIAHLSSKRLQKTSISRALSSIRSFYRYLHREGYIKKNPAKLVAHPKTPRKLPIFLTVDDAFSLVEIPERVTKANDFILARDRAILETLYGTGLRVSELTALNMEDVNLKEGIIRAKGKGKKERIVPVGQKAVEAMKRYLGFRAGISKDNSAFFINRRGERLTARTVHRIVIKYARFLGISGIGPHGLRHTFATHLLQAGADLRVIQELLGHSSLSTTQRYTHIDAAHLIDVYDRAHPLSRYREEKR
- a CDS encoding HD-GYP domain-containing protein, with the protein product MEEIKKAIDIISNLAILLRTSQVHDINNIAVQNLTEKVAGIINEFLKEERLLQIDLVGEFFYANDTRLKYSIEHLLNFDFLARELKKRTLGTLIFKERIDPEDIKTFIKAFNTAGFSKDPLKTMFDSMKHIRTITVDRLKRVKEDESVDMRKIVKKTYFNAVSFSRGLMNKIKAKEAVNIKKAKRIVESMVDLILEEEQLFLGMTAIKDYDEYTYHHSVNVSVLAIALGQRLGLSKKALNELGLAALFHDIGKVEVPIEILNKPTAFTEDEWLIMRKHPQWGVKALLSLKAPDPLLVRSAIVAFEHHLHYNYSGYHRIKKKEEQDLYSRIVTIADQYDAMTSSRVYSRVPLPPDKALSILIERSGTQIDPLLLKFFINMVGVYPIGSMVLLNTNELGIVYQSNPAFPERPRVRIIMDSSGKQTDTTVDLTERDSEGRFIRNIVKTLDYTKYRINLAEYLM
- the tatC gene encoding twin-arginine translocase subunit TatC, encoding MPFTEHLAELRKRILISLGFLLFFFVLSFNYSEHIFSLLLLPMKKTVTIIKEPPYIVLTPTNIKNQNLVFLGPAEAFWMHLKISFISGLIISLPVVFYQLWKFVSPGLLPKERKYLLPFVVSASGLFFVGASFCFIIVLPFAMNFLLTYKTEHLIPMISVGKYVDFCLKFILAFGAIFELPLIILFLSRMGIVRPETLARHRKYAILGAFVIAAILTPTPDAFNQTLMAVPIVLLYEVGIIISRLFVRRKNG
- the hslV gene encoding ATP-dependent protease subunit HslV; its protein translation is MIKGTTILCVKRNGKVAIGGDGQVTMGSTVLKQNARKIRRMFSGNVIAGFAGGTADAFTLFEKFEQKLNEHRGNLTKAAVELAKDWRTDRILRRLEALLIVADREHMFIISGTGDVIEPEDGIGAIGSGGPYAQAAAKALIENTELSAKEIVEKAMKIAASICIYTNDNIVVEEL
- a CDS encoding HEAT repeat domain-containing protein, which translates into the protein MSEFSTVRELIQTLLRTKKLMRMYPENNPMYIKAVNDMYEKFEEVFQSTGKDINLHIKQYEIFFEGEQVYHNPEKSDNIALFFFKDGIRELKFLKAIDKDELEAFMKIISLDEKDLVDDDIVTLLWERDFQHIKYVVDESILTEDEEYELRATEKVLEEQTSADELMKAYRDAMNADGVKATQIVPLTDDDLKILMKEFEKDSEPKLKKLVYILSEILYFGLDKKEFEEFLLVIKSVLEYAIRIAEIESAVEILKIIKTAIDDKELPYDSKIHLRKVIEYGGSEGIIKVLGEVIDRIEIDQNIVREYIEQLEKNAIKPLIEILGDLKNMKARKMIIDGLAILGKRDMQNLVRGLSDERWYVVRNIVYVLRLIGDKRALEYLLKTIKHPDMRVRREVIKTLGEIKAPQSVTILREHLNDPDPQIRIATVRALGSIHTEAAKRLLLQKLSTKEFLHRGLEEKKEYFEVLSTWRDQEVIDFFLKTLKKNTLFNRSKNYENRACAAYALGLIGSKEHLKILKKYADSGNPVFREHVRNAILRLEASHGRN